Part of the Haloarchaeobius litoreus genome is shown below.
GCGGCCAGTGGGCGCAGTCCTCCAGCACCGTCAGTTCGGCGTTCGGTGCCCGTGCCGCCGCCTGTTCGGCCAGTTCCACGGGCACCACCTCGTCGTGGCGGCCGTGCACGAACAGCGTCGGCACGTCCAGGTCGTCGAGCCGCGGCGTGTAGTTCGTCACGTAGCCCTGCCGGGTCATCTCGTGCTTCCGGAAGTTCCGGAACGCCACGCAGGCGTTCGGCTTCCGGGCGTACTTCCACACCGCATCCACGCACTCCTCCGACAGCGTGTCTGTGTCGTGGACGATACCGGCCAGACTCGCCTTCGTGAACCCGCGGCTCCGCCGGAACAGCGCCACCGCGATGCGGTTGAGCACCGGGAGCCGCGAGAGCACGTACGAGAGCGTCCCGCGCGGCAGCTCAGTCCCGAGCCCGAAGCAACTCGTCGGCACGAGCCGGTGGGCGTCGACGTCCGTGTCGAGCGCGAGGCCGAGCGCCACCGCACCACCGAGCGAGAGCCCGCACACCGACGGCTCCTCGATGTCGAGTTCGCGGCAGAAGCCGGCCATCGTCCGCACGTGCCGGTCGATGGTGTAGTCCACGTCCGGCAGGTCGCTGTCGCCGTAGCCCAGCATGTCCGGTGCGTAGACGGTGAACGTCTCCGAGAGCGGTTCGATCACCTCGCCCCAGGAGACCGGCCCGGCGTCGATGATGCCGCCGTGCAGGAGGAGGAGCGGTGGTCCCTCCCCTGCCTCGACGTACCTGATGTCGTGTCCGTCGACTGCGACCGTGGCCATGCCCCGGCCTTCGCCCAGCGGCGAGTTAAATCGGGAGGGTGGCCAGGACCCGGAACCGCAACCGTTGACGCCCCCCGCTCCCAAACCACCGGCATGCCCACCGTCGCCAGCCTCCGCGTCTACCCCGTCAAGTCGCTCGACCCGCTGGAACTCGACACCGTCGAGGTCAACAACGGCGCGCTTCGACACGACCGCGAGTACGCCATCGTCGACGGCGACCGCGAGTTCGTCAACGGGAAGCGCGAGCCCGCGCTCCACCGCATCCGGTCGCGCTACGACCCCGACCGCCGGGCGCTCTCGCTGCGCGAGCATGGAGACGACGACTGGACCACCTTCAGCATGGACGCCGAGCGCGGCGAGCTGAACGCCTGGCTGAGCGAGTTCCTGGACTACCCGGTCAGCGTGGTCCGCGACGCCTCGGGCGGAATGCCCGACGACACCGAGGCCGACGGCCCGACGGTCATCGCCCGCGAGACCGCCGCGGCGATCGCCTCCTGGTACGACGACGTCGACACCGGGGGGATGCTCCGCCGGTTGCGCCCGAACGTCGTCGTGGAGGCCGGCGAGCCGTTCTGGGAGGACCGGCTGTACGCCGACCGCGGTTCTGTCCGGCAGTTCACCATCGGTGACGTGGAGTTCGAGGGCGTCCAGCCCTGTCAGCGCTGCGTCGTCCCGACGCGGGACCCCGACACCGGTGCCGAGACGGCGGACTTTCGGGAGACGTTCGTCGAGCGGCGGGAGGCGACGCTGCCCGCGTGGGCGAACCGCGACCGGTTCGACCACTTCTTCCGGGTGATGGTGAACACGAGGATTCCGGAGGGGTCGTGGGGGAAGTCGGTGCGAGTCGGGGACGGCGTCGAACTGGGTGATTCAAGTCCGACTGCGCCGTAGTCGACCCGATGACCGACAGCGAGAAGTCAGGCGGTTCGCGCCCCGGATCGAGACCCATCGAGCCGTCGGCACCCGAGGAGTTCGGCCTCGTGCAGGCGTTCTGGGGCGACGGGAAGGGGAAGACGACCGCGGCGCTCGGGATGGCGTTCCGGGCCGCGGGCCACGGCTACCGCGTCCACGTGCTGCAGTTCATGAAAGGCGGGGCGAACAGCGTCGAGGACGTCCGCGGCGAGTACAACGCCATCGACGCGATGCCGGGGCTCTCCTACGAGAACACGGGGCACTACGGCTGGCACGGCTTCATGGACGGCTCGGACGACGACGAGCACGCGGCCCAGGCGGCCGGAGGGCTGGCCCGGACCCGGGAGATACTGGCCGGCTGCGAGGCGGCCGACCTGACCGCCCCGCTCGACCTCGACGGCGACCCGACCGACGGCGTCCACATGCTCGTGCTCGATGAGGTGTGCTACGCGGCGAACCGGGGGCTGCTCGACGTCGAAGAGGTGGTCGCGTTCATCGAGGACAGGCCCGAGAACCTCGAGCTCGTGCTGACCGGCGGGCACGAACGGCCGGACTGGCTGGACGACGTGGCCGACCTCGTCACGAACGTCCGAAAGGAGCGCCACCCGCTCGAGG
Proteins encoded:
- a CDS encoding cob(I)yrinic acid a,c-diamide adenosyltransferase — protein: MTDSEKSGGSRPGSRPIEPSAPEEFGLVQAFWGDGKGKTTAALGMAFRAAGHGYRVHVLQFMKGGANSVEDVRGEYNAIDAMPGLSYENTGHYGWHGFMDGSDDDEHAAQAAGGLARTREILAGCEAADLTAPLDLDGDPTDGVHMLVLDEVCYAANRGLLDVEEVVAFIEDRPENLELVLTGGHERPDWLDDVADLVTNVRKERHPLEAGQRARKGTEF
- a CDS encoding MOSC domain-containing protein; translated protein: MPTVASLRVYPVKSLDPLELDTVEVNNGALRHDREYAIVDGDREFVNGKREPALHRIRSRYDPDRRALSLREHGDDDWTTFSMDAERGELNAWLSEFLDYPVSVVRDASGGMPDDTEADGPTVIARETAAAIASWYDDVDTGGMLRRLRPNVVVEAGEPFWEDRLYADRGSVRQFTIGDVEFEGVQPCQRCVVPTRDPDTGAETADFRETFVERREATLPAWANRDRFDHFFRVMVNTRIPEGSWGKSVRVGDGVELGDSSPTAP
- a CDS encoding alpha/beta fold hydrolase — its product is MATVAVDGHDIRYVEAGEGPPLLLLHGGIIDAGPVSWGEVIEPLSETFTVYAPDMLGYGDSDLPDVDYTIDRHVRTMAGFCRELDIEEPSVCGLSLGGAVALGLALDTDVDAHRLVPTSCFGLGTELPRGTLSYVLSRLPVLNRIAVALFRRSRGFTKASLAGIVHDTDTLSEECVDAVWKYARKPNACVAFRNFRKHEMTRQGYVTNYTPRLDDLDVPTLFVHGRHDEVVPVELAEQAAARAPNAELTVLEDCAHWPPREDPGRMVELLTDFCGST